Genomic segment of Deltaproteobacteria bacterium:
AGAGCGTCTCGCGCACCCTGGCCGCCCCCGTGAACGCCGAGAGCAGGAGCAGGAGGATGACCGAGAGCACCGACAGGGCGAGCAGGATCTCGAGGAGGGTGAATCCCCCGCGGCGAACGGGCGGTCGCGTCATTTGATGGCGACGCCGGCGAGGGAGACCCGCTCCTCCCGGCCTCCGGCGGACCAGGTGACGGTGACATGGACCTCCCGGGCGTCGGCGTGCGCGGCGGGACGGATCGAGCGTTTCCAGGAGTACGCCTCGATCGGGGGAGCGAACTTTCCCGACGATTCCCCGGTCTCGGGCCACACCGCCGTGGACTCCCGGACGAGAGTCTCCCCCAGGCAGGAGGCGACGGTCCACCGTTCCGAACGGTCCTCGGCGGCGATCGCCCCGGAGAGGACCTCGTAGGCGAGGAGCAGCGTGATCGACAGGATGGCGAGGGAGACCAGCACCTCGAGCAGGGTGAACCCCCGCCGGTCATCCATCTTCCTGCACCGTCCCCTCGAGGATCTTCATCGAGCCGTCGAACGTGCTGAGGCGGAGGGTCCATTGCGAGGGAGCGTTCCCCCCCCCCCCGTCGTCCCGAAAGAAGATCCGCGCCGACGTGACCCGACCGCCGGGGAGATACCGGATCT
This window contains:
- a CDS encoding type II secretion system GspH family protein codes for the protein MDDRRGFTLLEVLVSLAILSITLLLAYEVLSGAIAAEDRSERWTVASCLGETLVRESTAVWPETGESSGKFAPPIEAYSWKRSIRPAAHADAREVHVTVTWSAGGREERVSLAGVAIK